The Argonema galeatum A003/A1 DNA segment GCGAAATTTATAATCGCCTGAATCTGCAAGGAAAAAATATCGGACATACGTCTGTATATCAAAATTTAGAAGCTTTATCTGGTGAAGGAATTATTGAGTGCCTTGAGCGATCGGACGGTCGTTTGTACGGCAACATCAGCGACTCCCACAGCCACATCAACTGCGTGGATACGAATCAAATTTTGGATGTTCGCGTCGAACTTCCTGAAGATTTGCTCAAAGAAATTGAAGAACAAACAGGAGTGCGGATCACCGACTATAGCATTAACTTCTACGGTTATCGAATCTCCGAACCAACCAGCGACTAATTTCAGATTTGAGATTTCAGATTTCAGATTTATTTCAAATTGTCAATTCCAAATAAATTTGAAATCTGCAATTCTTCAATTTTAAATTTCCCAATGACTAATGACTAAAGAAACATAGTCTCATCATTATTATCCATATCACTTTCGTCTTGAGAGTGTATTTCTCCCTCGCTACGCTCAATCAGCAGCAGAGTCGAATCACCATCCCGATCTTCATTCACCCTGACATTTCTAGTAACTGGTATGGTACTATGCCTGGTTCCGGCTTCCAAGTTAACAAGAGCTTGCTGGCAAGCTCGATACTGATTCAAGGAGAATAGGGCACCGCTTTTTTCCGCAAAATCTTTGGTAGCTTCATCAAGCTGAGCTTCAAACAGACAAGCATTGGTGAGACTAGCCAACTGAAGGTTTGCCCCCATCAGATTGGCACCTGTTAGATTAGCCCCTTCTAGCTTGGCGGCTGAGAGATTGACACCCGATAGATCGGCATCGGTAAGATTTGCCCAAGACAAGTTAGCTTCTTGAAGGTTTGACCCTGCTAAATTGGCTCCGACTAACTCAGCGGCAAAGAAATTTGTTTTCCAGAAATTAGCTCCAGGAAGCATCACGCGATCCAAACAGGCTTTATCTAAATCTAATAAAAGCAGACTTCCTCTCGATCGCGCCCAGAAAGCATCTGGCGATAAAACCGCAGTGCGACCGATTAAGCTAAGGAATCGATCGGCATTGAACTCCTCTGGAATTTCTGCATCTCCACAAGGTGAAAAGGGAATCTGCGCCTCTCGGTGACACGCACAAAGCAACTGAAACACATTGAGTCCCACCGTTGCATCGATTTGCAGAACATTAAGGGAATTGCCTAGCGGACGCAACTGGGAGCGAGTAGTGTGAACCAACCCCTCATCCAACCATCGACCTCGACAGTAAGCGCGATAGAAACTATTGAGGCGATCCAACAAAACTGTAAAAGAAAACGACCTGCTCGAGCGAGCTTCTTCTCGGCGCAGACGTTCGATGAGCAGCTCTTCAATCTCAGCCGAGATGATACCGTAACCCAAGGAATTATAGAGGTGCTGGGCGACACTAGACGGCGAGTCGATCGCAAAAATCGCTTCCCCGTAGGCATCGGCGACTCGTCGAGTCAAAGATTTCAGCTTTTCGGCTAGAGCCTCGGCACAGAAATATTCTCCCAACTTAGGGTGGGAGAAAGAAAGAGTGGGGGAGTGGGGGAGTGGGGGAGTGGGGGAGTGGGGGAGTGGGGGAGTGGGGGAATGGGAGAGTGGGAGAGTGGGGGACAACACAGATTCTGAGATCCGTGCATCCGTGTATATCCGTGTCGTAGTATCCGTGACTTCTTTTACATCCGATCGGCGAAAGTAAAATGCAGGTAAGGTAAAAGTAGTTGCAGCAGCCTGAGAATTAACTCCCGCTAAACGGGTAGCAATAGTGCTGAGGGAGCAGGAGTTGCGACCGCTTTCCAGTAAAGTAATAGCAGCTACTTGCATTTGGTGACGGACTTCTTGGGAAGATCGACCTTGGAGCAGACTGGCGATCGCTTCTGGAGTATGGTAGCTATTAGCCGAACCTTCGCGAACCAACATCGATACGCTATTGCCAGACGACATTCCATCCGGTGCTTCCCCCAGCAGCCAGCGGCAAAGTCGATCGTAAATTTCAAATCTTATTTGGGAACCGCGCAAGGGAAAGAGGGTTTCATCAAGTCTGCCGCTTCGATACAAAATGGCTAATAGAAACAGGCTTAGGGGCTGATGGACAAAAGCCGTCAAATCCTTCACCTCTGGCAACTGCCGAAAAACCCCGCTCTGCTTCAAAAAGTTAAAGTAAGCTTGAGCGATCGATTTGGGTTGGAGTTTAGACCAATTCTTGAACCACAGTTTGAGTTGCTCCTGATCCAGAGGTTGAATAGCCATGCGCCGGAATGAAACCGGCAGACTGTGGGCTAAGCTGGCGAGTATCTGCGATCGACAAGTGAGGACAATCTTGTGGCGGTGACGGCCAGATGCCCCAGCGAATTGGCTCTGAAACTTCTGCACCCGATCTAGGAATGCAGAAAATTGACGCTCAACATCAGGAGCGCGGGGCAATTCATCCAGTCCGTCCAAAATTAACAAGCAGGGAGGGTGTAAAGGCGAAAGCCAGCCATCCGCGCTTGTTAATTTAGCCGCTTTTAAGGCAGTATCCAGCGTCTGTTCCAGGGTTTTGCCCAAAGTCACATCTCGCAAGCGAATAAATACCGGCATCCAGGACGGGTAAACCTCTTGGGCTATCTTTGCCGCCCAGATCTGGCAGAAACTGGTTTTGCCAGTACCCGGTTCGCCCTCAATAATAACGACACTTTCGAGATCGGACAGTTGGCCTATTGCCCATTCCATTAAATCAACTGATGCCGTTGAGGGTGAGGGGGTAGACTGAGCGGATGGAAAAGTCGGGCTTCTCCACTGTATGTCTCTTTTGTTCTCGCTTTCTTCAACTGGCACTCCCTTGAGGGGGACATATAAATCTTTCAGGGCAAAGAATTCTCCTAGTACTGGTTCGCTGAGAGCTTGCAGGAGGTTCGCCCGGTAGTTTTCCCGGTTTAAGTCAATTAGATTGGGTATCGTAGCACCGACGGACAGTGCGGAAAGTTCATTTTCGGGGTCTAGCGTGATAGTGTCATCGTCCGTCAGAATTTGATTTGCCAAGTTGTTGTTGGTTAAGTGACCCAAGCGGACGAATTTTTGCAGTTGAGCCAGAGGCAGCGCATTCTCGGCAATTACTGTGAGCAGATGACCTGGGAGTGCATGAACCAAACGCTGTACGAGCTGTTTGGCCAGGATTTCTTCAACACCGTTGGTGACAAACCAAGCTAGAGCCAGATTATTCATCTGCCCCACGAGCAAAGATTCGCCTATTGAGGAAAGCGCCTGTTCTGCTTGCGTATCCGTAAGTCTGCCCGGTCGTAAGGTTTTCAGCAGTGCTTGCAGCTGAGAATCGGGTAGAATTACCGGCCTACTCTCGTCCGCAGTCCCCTGGGTTAGTACGTTAGCCCGCTCTAACCACGGTCTTTTCAGTGCGAATTCCTGTTCTAAAATTTTTTGCAAACTCCTCTGATAGGCAATTTGAAAAGCCAACCAGGTACCCTCATTGCGCTTGAGGGGCTTCTTACGGCTTAGAATTCGCAGCAGTTCAACACTCAGATTACAAACCGGCTCGACGTATTGCCAGAAAACATCTAAGGGCAGTTCCAGAAGTTCTGCGAACGGACTGATATCAAAAGGTGTCAGGCTCTTGACTTCCATGTCCTGACCGATGCGGAAGGCAACGCCTGCGGTTTGGGCTCCAAGTGCCTGTAGCTGAGTAATTGTAATGTTGCGATCTATCAGCCACTGCCGAATGCTTAAGCTCATCTCACCTCTACAGCAACTCTGAAACGGCTCCCTATGGTCATTATGAGCCAAGTTTTTGCGTGCGAATACTAACTATTTGACTTTGGCATCTGGTGAGTGGCAGGTAACATATGGTAAAAGGCATAGAAAAGATTTTAGATTTTAGATTTTAGATTGAACTTCAATTTGAAATCGAAAATCTGAAATTTTCTTAACTGTTCCCCGTTTCTTCTTCTCTGCCATCATCGAAGCGATGAGCCAATATCCACCGAATATGTCTGCAACTGAAGCACTATGAGCGATCTGGTAAAACCAGACCTGGGTGGACGCCCGGAAAGCCCACTCAATTTACTGCTAATTGACGATGACCCTATTTTCGGAGCGGGTCTGCGCGTTGTTGCGAGTCAGTTTATCGACTTGCAATCGATCGCTCTTGCGCGATCGTCTCAAGATGCCTTACAGATTCTCCAAAGCGGTGAGCCCCCCGTCACTCTAGTCATTTTAGACTTAGGCTTGGGTCGTTTGCCAAACGATCTGTTCCACACATCTGAATTTCATCAAGATCGAATCTCAGGGTTAGAACTCTGCCAGCAATTGAAAACCCAGTACCCCCATCTGCCGATATTGCTGCTGAGTTCCTTTTTAGAGCCGGTGCTGCTGGCGGCAGCACGGCAACTGGGTGTTGAGGGCTATTGCCCCAAAGGATGTGCTGTTTCCGAATTAGTCGATGCTATTCGTCAGGTGGCAGCCGGTCAATCTTATTGGCCTTCGGAGTTGATAGAGGCACCTCTGGCGGGTACACCCAGTCCGCAGTCTCGAACTCAAGCAGGTGTGTTGCCAACTCTGTTGAATAATATCCGCTTGTCTGGAGTGCGGCAAATAGAAGCTGCCCTGGCTGAGGTGACGGACTCACTGCAAAACGCTAGACTGTCTGCGCTAGACAGGGCTATCTTGGCTGGACGGCGGCGAGAACTCAAAGCAGCTCGTGGCTTGCTGAACAAGCTGTTAGGGCAACCCACGATCGTATTGGTGATGCCGAGGAACAGCGAAGCAAGGAACGAGGGAGTTCTTGAGCGGGGGACTTCGCTTTCAGCTCTGGATCTCGATCTCTCAGGCGATACTTGGCGATCGCAGTTGTTCGACAACACTTTCGCCAAAATCCAGTATGGCGTGCAAAACCTGACTAACGTCCCTTTGGAAATCGATATTTTCAGGTCAGAAAAAAAGCGGGAATTGCTTAATCTGGTTTTGCGAAAGTTAGAGGATGTCCTGAATGACCTGCGCTTTTCCCAGGTTCAGCCGAGTCAACTGCAAGAATTGCGCTCTGCTATTTTACAGGATTTGTGGCAGACTACCGCTACAGACTTTTTTGGTAAATACTACACCCTACGAGTGGGAGAGCGCGATTTGGAAGTTGTCAATATTATATTGCAAGACGCCCAAGTTGTCCAGATAGAAATACTGAAAAAGATTCCTTTGGTTATTGATTTATTTTCTTATCTGTTATTTGAAACGCCATTGACAGTTGATAATGCTTCCTACTCAGTTGGAACGCCTGAATCCCTGGCACGGGCAGAATTATTACTGCAAAATCTAGTTATTCAAGTTGCTAATGCTGTAGTTCAACCGCTGTTGAATCAGTTTGCAGATGTGGAGACGATTAAGCAAAATTTTTACGATCGAAAACTTATCTCTACTAGAGAAATAGAACGCTTTAGAAACAACTTATCTTGGAGATATCGGTTAGAAAAATATGTAGTAACTCCAAGAGCCATTTTTGAAAGTAGATATAATTTATTTTTTATAGACGGGATTGGTATTATAAAAACTTCTATTTATGCTCCCCGTGTTGGAGAATTAAAGCAACTTTCTGGTATACAATTGGCGGTGACGTTGGCGTTGGAAACAAGAGATGCGATCGCGCCTCGTCTCCAGGCAGTAGTTGCCTTCATCGGTAGCGCTGTTGTTTACTTGCTGACACAGGTTGTAGGCAGAGGTATCGGCTTAATTGGGCGGGGAATTCTGGAGGGAATCGGGAATTCTTTGCAGGAAAGTCGGTTTGGCAAAAATGGCGATCGTAAGTAGGTCAAAAAAAGTCACTCATTCACTCATTCACTCATTCAAAAGAAAGAATAGTCCTCAGTCCCCAGTCACCAGTCACCAGTCCCTAGCCCCCAGTCACCAGTCACCAGTCACCAGTCACCAGTCACCAGTCCCCAGTCCCCAGTCCATAAATTATCTTATAAAAAATATTAATTTTGAGACGGCGGATTATTTTTGTGCTATAATCGAAAAGTATCGTAATAGCTGGGTAAGTGAGATGTAGCAATACATTTTTGCTTCCTTAGTGTAAAGGGCAATTAAGAGCGGAGTAACTTGCCGATCGCACTAAGGAAAAAACCGCTATGCAATCACTTATCTATACAAGCAGGTAGCGCTGAATACAGCTAGCTAAGCCAATTATTTAATGAAGTTGAGTAGCAATTGAAAATCCAAGCGTTGAATATCCAGGTTGGCGATCGCATCGTTGCCTACTGCAACAATAAGAAGCAGATCTGCACGGTCAAACGCATCATAGATCCAGAGCAGGCCAATATTACACTATCAGTATTCACGGCTGAGCATTATCGCATTTCAGTAT contains these protein-coding regions:
- a CDS encoding Fur family transcriptional regulator; amino-acid sequence: MQNETIAAKPIRSLDDALERCQAKGMRLSRQRRFILELLWQEQEHLSAREIYNRLNLQGKNIGHTSVYQNLEALSGEGIIECLERSDGRLYGNISDSHSHINCVDTNQILDVRVELPEDLLKEIEEQTGVRITDYSINFYGYRISEPTSD
- a CDS encoding DUF3685 domain-containing protein, which codes for MSDLVKPDLGGRPESPLNLLLIDDDPIFGAGLRVVASQFIDLQSIALARSSQDALQILQSGEPPVTLVILDLGLGRLPNDLFHTSEFHQDRISGLELCQQLKTQYPHLPILLLSSFLEPVLLAAARQLGVEGYCPKGCAVSELVDAIRQVAAGQSYWPSELIEAPLAGTPSPQSRTQAGVLPTLLNNIRLSGVRQIEAALAEVTDSLQNARLSALDRAILAGRRRELKAARGLLNKLLGQPTIVLVMPRNSEARNEGVLERGTSLSALDLDLSGDTWRSQLFDNTFAKIQYGVQNLTNVPLEIDIFRSEKKRELLNLVLRKLEDVLNDLRFSQVQPSQLQELRSAILQDLWQTTATDFFGKYYTLRVGERDLEVVNIILQDAQVVQIEILKKIPLVIDLFSYLLFETPLTVDNASYSVGTPESLARAELLLQNLVIQVANAVVQPLLNQFADVETIKQNFYDRKLISTREIERFRNNLSWRYRLEKYVVTPRAIFESRYNLFFIDGIGIIKTSIYAPRVGELKQLSGIQLAVTLALETRDAIAPRLQAVVAFIGSAVVYLLTQVVGRGIGLIGRGILEGIGNSLQESRFGKNGDRK
- a CDS encoding NACHT domain-containing protein is translated as MSLSIRQWLIDRNITITQLQALGAQTAGVAFRIGQDMEVKSLTPFDISPFAELLELPLDVFWQYVEPVCNLSVELLRILSRKKPLKRNEGTWLAFQIAYQRSLQKILEQEFALKRPWLERANVLTQGTADESRPVILPDSQLQALLKTLRPGRLTDTQAEQALSSIGESLLVGQMNNLALAWFVTNGVEEILAKQLVQRLVHALPGHLLTVIAENALPLAQLQKFVRLGHLTNNNLANQILTDDDTITLDPENELSALSVGATIPNLIDLNRENYRANLLQALSEPVLGEFFALKDLYVPLKGVPVEESENKRDIQWRSPTFPSAQSTPSPSTASVDLMEWAIGQLSDLESVVIIEGEPGTGKTSFCQIWAAKIAQEVYPSWMPVFIRLRDVTLGKTLEQTLDTALKAAKLTSADGWLSPLHPPCLLILDGLDELPRAPDVERQFSAFLDRVQKFQSQFAGASGRHRHKIVLTCRSQILASLAHSLPVSFRRMAIQPLDQEQLKLWFKNWSKLQPKSIAQAYFNFLKQSGVFRQLPEVKDLTAFVHQPLSLFLLAILYRSGRLDETLFPLRGSQIRFEIYDRLCRWLLGEAPDGMSSGNSVSMLVREGSANSYHTPEAIASLLQGRSSQEVRHQMQVAAITLLESGRNSCSLSTIATRLAGVNSQAAATTFTLPAFYFRRSDVKEVTDTTTRIYTDARISESVLSPTLPLSHSPTPPLPHSPTPPLPHSPTLSFSHPKLGEYFCAEALAEKLKSLTRRVADAYGEAIFAIDSPSSVAQHLYNSLGYGIISAEIEELLIERLRREEARSSRSFSFTVLLDRLNSFYRAYCRGRWLDEGLVHTTRSQLRPLGNSLNVLQIDATVGLNVFQLLCACHREAQIPFSPCGDAEIPEEFNADRFLSLIGRTAVLSPDAFWARSRGSLLLLDLDKACLDRVMLPGANFWKTNFFAAELVGANLAGSNLQEANLSWANLTDADLSGVNLSAAKLEGANLTGANLMGANLQLASLTNACLFEAQLDEATKDFAEKSGALFSLNQYRACQQALVNLEAGTRHSTIPVTRNVRVNEDRDGDSTLLLIERSEGEIHSQDESDMDNNDETMFL